Genomic segment of Rhodococcus rhodochrous:
CCGCGCGGGGATCGTCGCCCAGGGCGCAGTCGAGGGCGATGCACTGCCGCGTGAAGGCATCGACGGCGGCCTCTGCCCCGCGGGCCTGCGACTCGGCCATGAGCTCGGCGTCGGCGGTGGCCGTGGCGGGGGAGTCGAGGACCAGGCGGCCGACCGCGCCCGGATAGGCGGCGGCGTAGGCGAGCGCGACCGTCGCACCGTTCCCCACGCCGAGGAGGCCGATCCGGTCCACTCCCCATGCCTGGCGGAGGCGTTCGATGTCGTCGGCGGCGTGCGACGCGCCGAACATCAGCTGCTGCGGCTGCAGGTAGTCGGTGCACGAGACGGTCGCCTGACGGCCCAGATCGGCGACACGTTCGGGTGCATCGCCGGTGCGGCCGAATTGCCCGAGATCGCCGAGGCCGCGACGATCCGCGGGAAAGATGCAGTCGATCGCGAGCGAGTTGCCGATTCCGCGCCGATCCACCGCGACGATCGGACGCATCGCCAGTGCACCGGACATCGGACCGGTCGCCATCCCGGTCAGTGCACGCGTCGATGCGATGTCGGCGCCGGTCGTGAGAACCAGCGGCGCCACGTCGGTGGGGGTGTCGGGTAGTCGTGCGCGCATGACGGCCAGGGGGAAGGTGCCGGTGACGGTGCCGGCCGCATCGATCGGGGCGACGACCTCCGCGCACTCGAGAACGAGGCCCTGGGGACCGGGAGGTGCGTCGAACGAGGAGAGCGTCTCGTCCGTGCAGTTCCGCCACGTCGGTTCGGCCGACGGCACCGGAAGTTCGGGTACCGCGGTCTCGTCCTGCGGGGTCCTGTCGACGGCGACACCGGGATCGTCGCGCACCACGGCGACGTCGGGACGTATCGACGGTCCTGCTCCGCACGCGGTCGACGCCGCGGCAACCGTGATCAACATCGCGGCGATCACTCCCGATCTGCGCATGCGCACAGCCTGCCAGGTTCACCGACGGAGGCGTGCAACCGGTGGTGGAGCAGCCGATCGGAAGTGTCCTCCCGGAGCGTGACGCCGAGGTGAACGCCGTGTGAAGTAGGTCGCATTCCGGATTCGAGTGCGGATCCGAGCATGGTGCGGTCGTACCCTGGGCTAATGCACGAACGTCTCGTCGACCGCAATCCGGTGGTGCCTGCTGACCAGTTGGTGGCGCAGATGGTGCCCCCCGCGATGTTCGACGAGGTGAGCTTCGAGTCGTACATCCCGGATCCGAACGAGCCGAGCCAGGCGGCCGCGGTGAAGACCGCTGCGGAGTTCGTCAGCAAGATCGGGAAGATCCGCGGTGGCAAGCGCGGCCTGTTCGGCCGCCGCTCCCAGCCGCAGGGTGCCGGCCTCTACCTCGACGGCGGCTTCGGCGTGGGCAAGACCCACCTGCTCGCCTCGATCTTCCACAGCGCACCCTCTCCCAAGGCCTTCGGCACGTTCGTCGAGCTCACCCACGTCGTCGGCGCCCTCGGGTTCAACAAGGCCGTCGAGGAGCTGTCTAGCCACAGCGTGCTGTGCATCGACGAGTTCGAACTCGACGATCCGGGCGACACCATGCTCGTCTCGCGCCTGCTGACCGAACTGTCGGCCCGCGGTGTCTCGATCGTCGCGACCTCCAACACGCTCCCCGGCCAGCTGGGGGAGGGACGGTTCGCGGCACAGGACTTCCTGCGCGAGATCAAGAAACTCGCGTCGATCTTCGAGACCATCCGCGTCGACGGCCCCGACTACCGTCACCGCGACCTGCCGCCCGCACCCGATCCGGTCGACTCGGCCGAGCTCACCGAGCGCGCCGAGGCGATCCCGGGTGCCACGCTCGACGACTTCGACGAGCTGTGCGCGCACCTGAGCACGTTGCACCCCTCGCGGTACGGCAAGCTCGTCGAAGGTGTGCCCGCCGTCTTCCTCGAGGGTGTGCATCCGGCGAAGGACCAGTCGGTGGCCCTGCGTCTGGTGGTCCTCGCCGACCGCATGTACGACGCGAGCATTCCCGTGACGGTCTCCGGCGCCAAGCTCGACGAGATCTTCACGCCCGAGATGCTCGCCGGCGGTTACCGCAAGAAGTACCTGCGTGCGACCTCCCGCCTCCTGGCGTTGTCCCGCTTCGAGGTCGCCGCGGGCTGAGCGGATACCCGGCGCTCATCCGCGCCGGGTCGTTCACACCGCATCACCGGATCACTGCCGGCATTCCGTTCAGAGGGTGCGCTGCATGACGAAATCGTCGTGTGTCTGCGCGCCCACGACGAACGTGCGCGTGCCCACCACCTCGAAGCCCTGCTTCTCGTAGAAGCGCCGGGCGCGGGTGTTCTCCTGATTGACGCCGAGCCACAGGCCCGCCCGCCCGAGCGCGCGGGCCCGCGCGACGATCGCGTCCATGAGCGCTGCGGACACCCCCGACCCGTGATGGCCCGGCATCACGTACAGCTTGCTGATCTCGATCGCCGGCCGCGCCGTGATCATCGCGTCGATCGCCGGATCCTCGGGCGCGGCGTCCACTGCCATCAGGTAACCGACGATCTCCTCACCTGCGCGTGCCTCGAGAACGATGCGTTCGGGGGAGGACAGGTATTCGGCGAACTTCTCCGCGCTGAGGGTGCGCTCGATGAAGTCGGCGATGTCGTCCTCGGCGGCGTCCGGAGGGCAGGCGAGCGGGAAGGTCGCGGCGGCGACCTGGGCGATCGCCTCGGCATCCCAGATGCCCGCCTCGTCGACGGAGACCGCTTCTTCGAGTGGTGGCATGGACATGCACACCAGTGAAGCACTCGGACGGGATGATCCGGCAGGAGCCCCGGCGTGTCGATGCGAGACGGAGACACGAGCCCGGACACGAGGCGAAGAAGGGCCGGATATGGCTGAACCCCAGCCTTGGATGGGGGGTCATGGCTGGGGTTCGACACCATCGGGGGGATGGCAACATCCACGCTACATGAGGGATACCTCAGGTTCCAGCCGCAGTGGTCACGGTTCCGTCACACGGTCCCGTGCATACGACTTGCACGAAATGTCGGTGCGTTGTACCGTCGCGGCTATGAAGCGCGTACTCGTAGTTCACCGCCGTAGCGGGGTCTGATTCGGACCGACCCCTCGCTGCGGGTCGTTGAGCTACGCGTCGGTCCTTCCTTCTCGTGGAAGACCACTACGAACGATGAACGCCTTCACCTCCTTCTCCGGTTTCGCTCCGATGTTCCCCTTCGGCACCCCTGATGCCGATCCGTTCTTCGCCCGCTACGGGCGCGCACTTCCTCGGGGATTGCGCGAGGAAGCCTCCGGCATGAGCTGGACGGAATTCGAATCCACCTACGGTGCCCAGCACGGTCCGGTCCGCCTCGGCGGCTGGACTGCGACGACCCTCGGTGCGGGACGCAGCGCCTTCGAGGCGACGATCGCGATCGGCGACACCATCCATACCGCATCCGCCACGACCTGCGGGCCGATCGCCGCGATGACCGCGATGCTGTACGACCTCGGACTGAACATCGAGATCCTGTCGTTCCATCGCCACGACCTCGGTGGGATGTCCGCGACCTTCCTGCTGTGCCGCTCCGGCGAGCGCACGGCCTGGGTCATGGGCACCGGCGAGACCGGCACCGAGTCGTCGCTGCGGGCGATGATCGCGGGGATCAACAAGCTCGGCGCGTGACGCGCCGGTCCGGTGCGGGGGAGTACCTCTGCACCGGATCGCTGTCGGATTCCTCACCGGATGGCTCGGACGTCGACCCACTCCACGAACGAATGAAGGCCCCCTTCGAAATTCGAAGGGGGCCTTCATCTTCTGTGCGCGATACTGGGATTGAACCAGTGACCTCTTCCGTGTCAGGGAAGCGCTCTCCCGCTGAGCTAATCGCGCCGGCATGGTGATCGCCGGAGTGGAGCGGATGACGGGATTCGAACCCGCGACCCTCACCTTGGCAAGGTGATGCGCTACCAGCTGCGCTACATCCGCATGTGCACGTTGTTTCGGTGAACCGGTCCGACCCACGTGCTGGTCGAACCTGGTGCGCGATACTGGGATTGAACCAGTGACCTCTTCCGTGTCAGGGAAGCGCTCTCCCGCTGAGCTAATCGCGCGAGGTGGAGACGGGAATCGAACCCGTGTGCACGGCTTTGCAGGCCGTTGCCTCACCACTCGGCCACTCCACCGTAAAAGGTCGAGTCCAACCTCTCGAGCGGATGACGGGATTCGAACCCGCGACCCTCACCTTGGCAAGGTGATGCGCTACCAGCTGCGCTACATCCGCATTCGCACCGTTCGGCGTCTTGCTCTCCGTGGTGCGGTTCAAAACAGTAGCCGAGCATCTACGGAACACACAAATCCGCAGGTCAACGGAAGAAAACCGGCAGATTTCGCGAAGGTGACGGGTCGATGACCCCCGCGGGAGGCGCCGAATCGGGTTGCCGAATCGGGCTTCGGGGGTCGATCTCGTGTCGCTCCCGCCGGCGGTTGCACCTTCCGGGGCCTCCGGGACGAAGAGATCGTCCGAGGCTCCGGCTTCGAGGTGCCGGCTCCGGATGCCGAGTCCTGGGTCCGACTCCTGTCCCTCGCGTACGCGCGCGTGCAGCGCGGGGACGCGCCGCACGGAACAGCGCATCGAAACGCTGTCACCAGGCGATTCGTGTTCATGGCGGGAGCGTGTTAGTGTTCCATCTCGTTCGAGCCGCTGTGAAGCGGCCCGGTCCCGTGGCTCAGTGGAAGAGCGTCCCGTTCACACCGGGGAGGTCGCTGGTTCGATCCCAGCCGGGACCACCGAGATCGACAGTGACGAAAGGCACCCCCGCAGGGGTGCCTTTTTTCGTACCTTGATGAAATCGTTGAGCATGCGTGGCGCCCGGTCGGGCGGGTCGCCCGCGAGCGCTTGTTTCCTTCGAACCGCAACGGCCCCATCGGGCTCGACCACGCGTGTCGTGTGGGCACAGCTGTGGTGCTTGTGGCCGAAGTGCGCATAGTGATGGCAGGATCGTGGTCGTCGAGGAGGACACGTCCGGATGAGCGTTGCGGACAGCGAATGGCCGGTCGTGGGGGCGACCGGAGCGAGATTCGGATCCGGTCGGTCCCGTCGACGTCGGCGGCCGGCGGATCACGCCGTGCCGGTACGGAATCACCGCGAGCCGGGCCCCGTCGTGGACGAGGTCACGGCAGCCGAGGTGTACCGGCCCGCAGCGCAACCGGTCGACACAGCGCAACCGGTCGACAGAGCGCAGTCGGTCGGAGCAGCGCAGGCGGCCGGCCGGAATGCGGGCACCGGGACCAGTGTGGGAATCGAGGACATGAACCAGCCAGAGACGTCGTCGTTCGTGCGCCCGTTCGTACGGAGCGGGGGACGCACCCGAGCCGAGGTGGAGTTGCCTCTCGAAGTGCTCGTGTCGGCCGTCCCCTCCGCGATGGGCAGTGAGTCCGGTCCGGCGATGGACGAGCATCGCCTCGTGCTGGCGTTGTGCGCCCAGCCGAGATCGATCATGGAGATCGCGGCCCTCGCGCAGATCCCGCTCGGTGTCGCCCGCGTGCTCGTCGGCGATCTCGCGGCGACCGGCGAGATCACCGTGCACCGCACCGCCGACAAGGTGGGACCGAACGTCGAACTGCTCGAACGGGTACTGACGGGTCTCAACCACCTCTGAGGACTTCACGGCTCCCTGTGTTCGCGGTCCGCGCGGATGTCGATAGCATGAGGAAGTTGCCGTGTGCTCGCGGTCGTCGACCGCAGCACGTGCCCGGCGACGACCACGTATCAGGCATCGAGCCGAGGAGTCCGTCACAGTGACCACGCCCGCATCCGTGAAACCAGCCACGATCGTCCGGGTGCCCGCGGGGACCACTGCGGGCGCGGCGGTCCGTGACGCGGGTCTGCCCACCAAGGGACCCGAGACGATCGTGGTCGTCCGCGACTCCGAAGGCGCGCTGCGCGACCTGTCCTGGACGCCCGAAGCGGACGTCGAGGTCGAGGCCGTCGGCGCCGACACCGACGACGGCCGCAGCGTCATCCGCCACTCGGCCGCCCACGTGCTCGCGCAGGCCGTGCAGCAGGAGTTCCCGGAGGCCAAGCTCGGCATCGGCCCGCCGATCCGCGACGGCTTCTAC
This window contains:
- the zapE gene encoding cell division protein ZapE; translation: MHERLVDRNPVVPADQLVAQMVPPAMFDEVSFESYIPDPNEPSQAAAVKTAAEFVSKIGKIRGGKRGLFGRRSQPQGAGLYLDGGFGVGKTHLLASIFHSAPSPKAFGTFVELTHVVGALGFNKAVEELSSHSVLCIDEFELDDPGDTMLVSRLLTELSARGVSIVATSNTLPGQLGEGRFAAQDFLREIKKLASIFETIRVDGPDYRHRDLPPAPDPVDSAELTERAEAIPGATLDDFDELCAHLSTLHPSRYGKLVEGVPAVFLEGVHPAKDQSVALRLVVLADRMYDASIPVTVSGAKLDEIFTPEMLAGGYRKKYLRATSRLLALSRFEVAAG
- a CDS encoding alpha/beta fold hydrolase: MIAAMLITVAAASTACGAGPSIRPDVAVVRDDPGVAVDRTPQDETAVPELPVPSAEPTWRNCTDETLSSFDAPPGPQGLVLECAEVVAPIDAAGTVTGTFPLAVMRARLPDTPTDVAPLVLTTGADIASTRALTGMATGPMSGALAMRPIVAVDRRGIGNSLAIDCIFPADRRGLGDLGQFGRTGDAPERVADLGRQATVSCTDYLQPQQLMFGASHAADDIERLRQAWGVDRIGLLGVGNGATVALAYAAAYPGAVGRLVLDSPATATADAELMAESQARGAEAAVDAFTRQCIALDCALGDDPRAAIEDLHEQATEGDLAPVSANSFLTALTGVLGTPRGDLQGRVREVADVLAAARDGDVMPLIELVGAAEERLSTDGQFVARCSDGQRWPTPTHAGDLARSWSTLYPLYGADLATGLTACAAWPSLPPPPLPAALDVPVLVSSGAADPVVGNAGVESVTGVLTAGGIAWASLSWQGAGYSAVLHSGCVQARVEAYLSEGELPPNGSLCPA
- a CDS encoding alpha-isopropylmalate synthase regulatory domain-containing protein yields the protein MNAFTSFSGFAPMFPFGTPDADPFFARYGRALPRGLREEASGMSWTEFESTYGAQHGPVRLGGWTATTLGAGRSAFEATIAIGDTIHTASATTCGPIAAMTAMLYDLGLNIEILSFHRHDLGGMSATFLLCRSGERTAWVMGTGETGTESSLRAMIAGINKLGA
- a CDS encoding DUF742 domain-containing protein — encoded protein: MSVADSEWPVVGATGARFGSGRSRRRRRPADHAVPVRNHREPGPVVDEVTAAEVYRPAAQPVDTAQPVDRAQSVGAAQAAGRNAGTGTSVGIEDMNQPETSSFVRPFVRSGGRTRAEVELPLEVLVSAVPSAMGSESGPAMDEHRLVLALCAQPRSIMEIAALAQIPLGVARVLVGDLAATGEITVHRTADKVGPNVELLERVLTGLNHL
- a CDS encoding GNAT family N-acetyltransferase, which produces MSMPPLEEAVSVDEAGIWDAEAIAQVAAATFPLACPPDAAEDDIADFIERTLSAEKFAEYLSSPERIVLEARAGEEIVGYLMAVDAAPEDPAIDAMITARPAIEISKLYVMPGHHGSGVSAALMDAIVARARALGRAGLWLGVNQENTRARRFYEKQGFEVVGTRTFVVGAQTHDDFVMQRTL